Proteins encoded within one genomic window of Bradyrhizobium sp. 186:
- a CDS encoding ABC transporter substrate-binding protein has protein sequence MITSDRAGRFHRGTSRRSFIGTSAALLSVPFVAKATAAWAQDKLAGSGEVVVFSYGGSYTQAVRKYVYEPFTKATGIAVVDVTADIAEPQVRAMSRAGRIDWDVALIDGQNFPTMHEAGLFQPIDYGLWDEEALKGAPQSARLSDAVVAFRSTTLLAYDERSFPKGGPQNWADFWNVKAFPGPRGLSAVARHMVLALAADGVPNSDRWPLTDDKVERALKKLSEIKPNVAKWWTAGGEPVQALINREFVMTSCYDGRALSAIRQGAPIRMVWSGGNLVYVYWTVLKGGPNTANAQKLVAFLNRAQNAAEFTLGTNLTGPNVNQLKHLPADLVPLLSITEENASQLVAQDDAWLAAKRPDGQTNVDHLQERWLAWRAQ, from the coding sequence ATGATCACAAGCGATAGGGCTGGCCGTTTTCATCGCGGCACGAGCCGGCGCTCATTTATTGGAACGTCGGCGGCTTTACTGAGCGTGCCGTTCGTCGCTAAGGCTACCGCTGCCTGGGCGCAGGACAAGCTCGCCGGCAGTGGCGAAGTTGTCGTCTTCAGCTATGGCGGATCGTACACGCAAGCGGTGAGAAAATACGTTTATGAGCCTTTCACAAAGGCGACGGGCATTGCTGTGGTCGATGTGACCGCTGACATTGCCGAGCCCCAAGTGAGAGCAATGTCTCGCGCCGGGCGCATCGACTGGGATGTCGCCCTGATTGACGGGCAGAACTTCCCGACCATGCATGAGGCGGGTTTGTTTCAGCCCATCGACTACGGTTTGTGGGACGAGGAAGCGCTCAAGGGGGCACCGCAGAGTGCTCGCCTCAGTGACGCAGTCGTTGCATTCCGTTCAACGACGTTGCTCGCTTATGACGAGCGTTCCTTTCCGAAGGGAGGACCGCAAAACTGGGCCGATTTCTGGAATGTCAAAGCCTTCCCAGGGCCGCGGGGCCTCAGTGCGGTCGCCAGGCATATGGTGTTGGCGCTCGCAGCTGACGGCGTGCCAAATTCGGATCGTTGGCCCTTGACCGATGACAAGGTCGAGAGGGCTCTCAAGAAGCTCTCGGAGATCAAGCCGAATGTCGCGAAGTGGTGGACGGCTGGAGGGGAGCCTGTTCAAGCGTTGATCAATCGGGAGTTCGTGATGACGAGCTGTTACGATGGTCGTGCGCTGTCGGCCATCCGTCAGGGGGCGCCTATTCGCATGGTGTGGAGCGGTGGCAATCTGGTCTATGTCTACTGGACGGTGCTCAAAGGCGGTCCTAACACCGCAAACGCACAAAAGCTGGTTGCATTCCTGAACCGGGCTCAGAACGCTGCGGAATTCACGCTCGGGACAAACTTGACTGGTCCCAATGTGAATCAGCTCAAGCATTTGCCGGCCGATCTTGTTCCGCTCCTCAGCATTACTGAGGAGAATGCATCCCAACTCGTGGCTCAGGATGATGCTTGGCTCGCCGCCAAGCGACCTGACGGACAGACCAATGTAGATCATCTCCAGGAGCGCTGGCTGGCATGGCGGGCACAATGA
- a CDS encoding ABC transporter ATP-binding protein: protein MLMKATVSGTDVKTGGITLHNLQKRYGSAMAVDDVSLSVSPGEFISLLGPSGSGKTTTLMMIAGFEMPNSGQVLLDEKDITRLPPHRRELGVIFQNYALFPHMTVADNVAYPLRMRRMAKAEIEARVRRILDQVHLGALASRYPHQMSGGQQQRVAIARALVFDPPVLLLDEPLGALDKKLREHLRNEIKTLHKEVGKTMIYVTHDQDEALAMSDRVAVMHEGRIRQVSAPKDIYRRPADLFVAGFVGEVNLIPVKLNSGTVHGPAGESLPAPPWQDADREATLCVRPEHLHLETGGAGSPSGIQGRISGMTFVGDATVLEFRSETGLQLSSKVLNVSANSMEVGDPCVASWAANDATILTE, encoded by the coding sequence ATGTTGATGAAAGCGACCGTGAGCGGCACTGATGTGAAGACCGGAGGCATCACGCTGCATAACTTGCAGAAGCGTTATGGTAGCGCGATGGCCGTTGATGATGTCAGCCTTTCCGTATCGCCCGGAGAGTTCATCTCCTTGCTGGGTCCTAGCGGATCGGGAAAAACAACAACTCTGATGATGATCGCAGGTTTCGAGATGCCTAACAGCGGTCAGGTTCTGCTGGACGAGAAGGATATCACGCGCCTGCCGCCTCACCGCCGCGAACTCGGTGTAATCTTCCAAAACTATGCACTGTTCCCGCACATGACGGTCGCCGACAACGTTGCATATCCGCTTCGCATGCGGCGTATGGCAAAGGCGGAGATCGAAGCCCGCGTGCGTCGTATTCTTGATCAGGTGCATCTCGGTGCCCTGGCCTCGCGCTACCCCCACCAAATGTCCGGCGGTCAGCAGCAGAGAGTAGCAATCGCGCGAGCCCTGGTTTTCGATCCGCCCGTTCTTCTCCTTGATGAGCCGTTGGGCGCTCTGGACAAGAAGCTGCGTGAGCATCTGAGGAACGAGATCAAGACCCTGCACAAGGAAGTCGGCAAGACGATGATCTACGTCACGCACGACCAGGATGAGGCGCTCGCCATGTCCGACCGTGTCGCGGTGATGCACGAGGGACGGATCCGCCAAGTCTCGGCGCCAAAGGATATTTATCGAAGGCCGGCCGACTTGTTCGTGGCGGGTTTCGTCGGCGAGGTCAATTTGATACCCGTCAAGCTCAACTCTGGCACCGTGCACGGGCCTGCGGGCGAATCCCTGCCGGCTCCGCCGTGGCAGGATGCGGACAGAGAGGCGACGCTGTGCGTGCGGCCCGAACATCTGCATCTCGAAACGGGCGGCGCCGGGTCACCCAGCGGAATTCAGGGACGCATCAGCGGCATGACGTTCGTTGGCGATGCGACGGTCTTGGAATTCCGCAGCGAAACGGGATTGCAGCTGTCATCGAAGGTGCTGAACGTATCGGCCAATTCCATGGAGGTGGGCGATCCGTGCGTCGCCTCTTGGGCTGCGAACGACGCAACAATCCTGACAGAGTAG
- a CDS encoding MFS transporter, which produces MMKLSDPQIFSVDGIAAPLCYPTFRRIWIASLLSNLGLLVQGVGAAWAMTEMTSSADKVALVQTALLLPVMLIAVPAGAIADMYDRRIVTLVALSIALCGATALTALDWSGLTTPDLLLALCFVVGGGMALMGPAWSSSVSEQVPPKTLPAAIALNGISYNIARSFGPAVGGIVVATAGAGAAFAINAFLYLPLIVALFLWNRIAEPSRLPREHLRRAIVSGVRYIANSPSIKIVVARTMITGVVGSALQALMPLVARDLLHGGAQTYGIMLGAFGLGAVVGALNIGKLRRRMSGEAAVRACTLSMSGAIAAVALSHNSVLTAAALVLAGAVWTIVWTLFNIGVQLSAPRWVAGRSVAAWQAAFSGGLAVGSWGWGRLTDAVGVDITLLISAGLMLLLPLLGRWLRMPAITERGEGAEMLADPKVRLPLTYRSGPLVVELEYRVALENARAFHNVMQDVQLYRQRNGAYGWSIARDIADPELWTERYHCPTWLDYLRQRNRWTQSERALDEKAMAFHIGPQPVRIRRMLERPFGSVRWKDDVPDRAASEL; this is translated from the coding sequence ATGATGAAACTTTCCGATCCTCAGATTTTTAGCGTCGATGGTATTGCGGCCCCGCTGTGTTACCCCACCTTCCGCCGGATTTGGATCGCGAGCCTCCTGTCGAACCTCGGTTTACTTGTCCAAGGCGTCGGCGCGGCTTGGGCCATGACAGAGATGACATCGTCAGCCGATAAAGTTGCACTGGTGCAGACGGCTTTGTTGCTGCCCGTCATGTTGATCGCTGTGCCGGCCGGTGCCATCGCTGACATGTATGACCGCCGAATTGTGACGCTCGTTGCGCTCTCGATCGCGCTCTGCGGCGCGACAGCGTTGACTGCGCTCGATTGGTCGGGGCTTACCACGCCGGATCTACTCCTGGCGCTTTGCTTTGTAGTCGGCGGCGGCATGGCGTTGATGGGGCCGGCCTGGAGCTCCTCGGTTAGCGAGCAGGTTCCGCCAAAGACGCTGCCGGCGGCGATTGCCCTCAATGGCATTAGCTACAACATCGCGCGTAGCTTTGGGCCCGCGGTCGGGGGAATTGTTGTTGCGACCGCGGGCGCGGGTGCGGCCTTTGCAATCAACGCATTCCTCTATCTACCACTGATCGTGGCGTTGTTCCTCTGGAACCGTATCGCGGAGCCGTCGCGGCTGCCGCGCGAACACCTGAGGCGCGCCATTGTCTCGGGCGTGCGCTACATCGCCAATTCGCCTTCAATCAAGATTGTGGTAGCGCGCACTATGATAACCGGCGTCGTCGGCAGCGCGCTCCAAGCGCTAATGCCGCTGGTCGCTCGCGACCTGTTGCACGGGGGCGCTCAGACTTACGGCATCATGCTAGGTGCGTTCGGGTTGGGCGCGGTAGTAGGAGCTCTCAACATCGGCAAACTGCGCAGGCGTATGAGTGGTGAGGCTGCGGTTCGTGCCTGCACACTGTCCATGAGCGGCGCGATCGCGGCGGTCGCGCTCAGTCACAATTCGGTCTTGACAGCCGCAGCTCTGGTTTTAGCGGGTGCCGTATGGACCATCGTCTGGACGCTGTTCAACATTGGCGTGCAGCTCTCCGCCCCGCGCTGGGTTGCGGGCCGCTCCGTTGCGGCTTGGCAGGCTGCGTTCTCTGGGGGCCTCGCAGTTGGCAGTTGGGGATGGGGCCGCCTCACCGATGCCGTCGGTGTCGACATCACGCTACTCATCTCTGCCGGACTGATGCTGCTCTTGCCGCTGCTTGGACGCTGGCTGCGCATGCCGGCCATCACCGAGCGCGGGGAGGGCGCCGAGATGCTTGCCGATCCTAAGGTGCGGCTCCCGCTGACCTACCGGAGCGGCCCACTGGTGGTTGAGCTCGAATATCGGGTGGCCTTGGAGAATGCCCGAGCCTTCCACAACGTCATGCAGGATGTGCAGCTCTACCGGCAACGCAACGGGGCCTATGGTTGGTCAATTGCGCGTGATATCGCCGACCCCGAGCTGTGGACCGAGCGCTATCACTGCCCGACATGGCTCGATTATTTGCGCCAACGCAACCGCTGGACCCAGTCGGAACGTGCATTAGACGAGAAGGCCATGGCTTTCCATATCGGGCCCCAGCCCGTGCGTATCCGTCGTATGCTGGAGCGTCCGTTTGGATCGGTACGCTGGAAGGATGATGTGCCCGACCGCGCCGCGAGTGAGCTCTAG
- a CDS encoding aminotransferase, producing the protein MNDIKTTAEKDRATVLHPFTQLKDFATGKIGDPTIVSGGKGIRIEDAQGHSYIDGFAGLYCVNIGYGRTEVAEAIARQAYKLAYYHTYAAHTTDELANLSDRLVRMAPGKPSKVFYGLSGSDANETQAKLVWYYNNLRGQPKKKKIVSRDRGYHGCSVISGSMTGMSFYHDHMDLPFPGILHTGAPHHYWGAEPGETEEAFSRRRAAELEEMIVREGPETIGAFIAEPVLGTGGITPPPDGYWREIQAVLRRYDVLLIADEVICGFGRTGAEFGCTLYGMEPDLVTVAKGLTSGYMPLSAAIVGERVYAVMEEAADRVGAFSHGYTYSGHPIAAAAANAVLDIVEKERLSERARTVGLHFLKRLKERFAQLEIVGEVRGVGLLGAVEFVADRQTKRRFDPQLKMGARISKAARDRGLIARAMPHGDILGFAPPLVVSESEIDEIVEIAYRATKQVMDELAKEAAI; encoded by the coding sequence ATGAACGATATCAAGACGACCGCCGAAAAAGATCGCGCGACTGTTCTGCATCCTTTCACCCAACTTAAGGATTTCGCCACTGGCAAGATTGGTGATCCGACAATCGTCAGCGGGGGCAAGGGTATCCGCATTGAAGACGCGCAGGGCCATAGTTACATTGACGGCTTTGCTGGTCTTTACTGCGTCAACATTGGGTATGGCCGGACCGAAGTGGCTGAGGCGATTGCGCGGCAAGCCTACAAGTTGGCTTATTACCATACATATGCCGCCCACACGACGGATGAGCTGGCTAATCTATCGGATCGCCTCGTGCGAATGGCGCCAGGTAAGCCAAGCAAAGTCTTTTACGGGCTATCCGGATCGGACGCCAACGAAACGCAAGCTAAGCTTGTTTGGTACTACAACAATCTACGCGGTCAGCCGAAGAAGAAGAAGATTGTCTCGCGCGATCGCGGTTACCATGGTTGTTCGGTTATTTCCGGTTCTATGACCGGCATGTCGTTCTACCATGATCACATGGATCTGCCCTTTCCAGGCATTTTGCACACAGGCGCGCCTCACCACTATTGGGGTGCCGAGCCAGGTGAGACGGAGGAGGCGTTCTCTCGTCGACGAGCAGCCGAACTAGAAGAGATGATCGTCCGTGAGGGACCGGAAACGATCGGCGCCTTTATTGCCGAGCCGGTGCTGGGTACAGGAGGGATCACGCCCCCGCCGGATGGTTACTGGCGTGAAATTCAAGCCGTGCTTAGGCGCTACGACGTTTTGTTGATCGCCGATGAAGTGATTTGTGGGTTCGGCCGGACCGGCGCTGAGTTCGGCTGCACTCTTTATGGAATGGAGCCTGACCTTGTAACAGTGGCCAAGGGTCTGACGTCCGGTTATATGCCGCTCTCGGCAGCAATCGTCGGGGAGAGAGTCTACGCGGTCATGGAAGAAGCAGCCGACCGTGTCGGCGCATTCTCCCACGGATATACCTATTCCGGTCATCCGATTGCGGCTGCAGCTGCTAACGCGGTCCTCGATATTGTCGAGAAGGAGCGACTAAGTGAGCGAGCGAGAACCGTGGGTTTGCATTTTTTGAAGCGGCTGAAGGAGCGGTTCGCCCAGCTTGAGATCGTGGGTGAGGTAAGGGGAGTGGGCCTGCTCGGTGCCGTTGAGTTTGTCGCCGATCGGCAGACTAAACGACGCTTTGATCCGCAGCTCAAGATGGGCGCCCGCATCTCCAAGGCGGCGCGCGACAGGGGACTCATCGCGCGAGCAATGCCGCATGGCGACATTCTAGGTTTCGCTCCGCCTCTCGTCGTTTCCGAATCTGAGATAGATGAGATCGTCGAGATCGCCTATCGCGCGACGAAGCAAGTGATGGACGAACTTGCGAAAGAAGCGGCAATTTGA
- the ltrA gene encoding group II intron reverse transcriptase/maturase: MTSDKPLPITKRMVWEAYQLVAGNGKAAGVDGQSLDEFAQDLGNNLYKLWNRLASGSYFPPAVRRVEIPKANGGIRPLGIPTVADRVAQMVVKQYLEPGLDQVFDPDSYGYRPGKSAHQAIEQTRKRCWDYDWALDLDIKGFFDTIDHALLVRALRKHCQEPWVLLYVERWLKAPVEMPDGTIQKRETGTPQGGVVSPLLANLFLHYSFDAWMRRTFPRIPFERYADDAICHCRTRQEAEHLKAALEKRLADCHLTLHPQKTQVVYCKDSNRRGTHPQIHFTFLGFTFRPRMAKNRWGKLFTCFLPAVSPQALERMRERIRSWRLPQHAPLPLVDVARILNPVLQGWWQYYGRFYPTEMSKLFTYFDERLGAWLRRKYKSLRRHRGRSLRRLNSIAKRNPSFFVHWARLGHATVG, from the coding sequence ATGACGTCGGACAAACCGTTGCCCATCACCAAGCGTATGGTCTGGGAGGCCTACCAGCTGGTGGCAGGGAATGGAAAGGCGGCGGGCGTCGATGGTCAGAGTCTGGATGAATTTGCGCAGGACCTTGGAAACAACCTCTACAAGCTCTGGAATCGCTTGGCGTCGGGAAGCTACTTCCCGCCAGCGGTAAGGCGCGTGGAGATTCCCAAGGCCAACGGCGGCATCCGTCCTCTGGGCATTCCGACGGTCGCGGACCGCGTCGCACAGATGGTGGTCAAGCAGTATCTGGAACCGGGGTTGGATCAAGTGTTTGACCCCGACTCCTATGGCTATCGGCCTGGAAAATCAGCGCATCAGGCGATCGAGCAAACGCGCAAGCGATGCTGGGACTATGACTGGGCTTTGGACCTCGACATCAAAGGCTTTTTCGATACGATCGATCATGCCCTTCTGGTAAGAGCGCTTCGGAAGCACTGTCAGGAGCCCTGGGTTTTGCTCTACGTCGAACGATGGCTGAAGGCTCCGGTAGAGATGCCCGATGGGACTATCCAGAAACGGGAAACCGGAACACCGCAAGGTGGAGTGGTAAGCCCGCTGCTGGCGAATCTTTTTCTGCATTACAGCTTCGATGCATGGATGCGTCGGACGTTTCCGCGCATTCCGTTCGAACGCTATGCCGATGATGCAATCTGCCATTGCCGAACACGGCAAGAAGCAGAACATCTGAAGGCAGCGTTGGAAAAGAGATTGGCCGACTGTCATCTGACGCTACACCCGCAGAAAACCCAAGTGGTTTACTGCAAGGACAGTAATCGACGTGGGACACATCCGCAGATCCACTTCACCTTCCTTGGCTTCACCTTCCGGCCCCGCATGGCGAAGAATCGTTGGGGCAAGCTCTTCACGTGCTTCCTTCCCGCAGTTAGTCCGCAGGCGCTCGAGCGCATGCGGGAGCGGATAAGGAGCTGGCGCTTGCCACAGCACGCGCCACTTCCGTTGGTTGATGTAGCCCGAATACTCAATCCAGTCCTTCAAGGGTGGTGGCAGTATTACGGGCGTTTCTATCCAACGGAGATGTCGAAGCTGTTCACGTACTTTGATGAACGTCTCGGAGCCTGGCTCCGACGGAAGTACAAGTCGCTCAGGAGGCACCGGGGACGGAGCTTGCGGCGGCTGAACAGTATCGCGAAGCGCAATCCCTCATTCTTCGTCCATTGGGCGCGCCTTGGTCACGCAACGGTTGGGTAA
- a CDS encoding ABC transporter permease subunit: MAGTMSSIAIKGRAESSRPWPTPWAWLLLPGSIFLVVLFVVPLTGLLLLAFGMPSWTLANFSRVADTPVYLTVMRNTLEISVTVTAIAFVLSYPIAYALTTGGVALRTFLLIGIVLPYFTSTLARTFAWIVLLGRNGVVNQFLLELGWVSQPVPMLYNRFGVILGMTHIVMPMMILPMYTVMSSIDPKLLRAARANGASPLAAFLTIFLPLSLPGLIAGVLLVFIYCLGFYITPALMGGLSDVMITMAISSQILEQLNWNFGAALSVVLLGAVLTILWIGSRFFPIEQLLGFSDGKLASTVARRQMGAKMLMRIGSAANALDRWLPSMGGRSVPILASFLAVLLLLPVLIVAYLSFSASSYFVFPLPGYSLRNYEAFFFDTLWVRATFTSMRIALMAVGMATALGAMLAFGLSRGAMPGRGAMVALLLSPIIMPTVVVAIATYFLLARLGLQGTEFGLALGHAVHAIPYVVVIVVANLRDLNPSYERAARSLGAGPLATFRTIVAPLVMPALIVASFFAFLASFDDVVYVLFLGIGKITTLPMRMWEGIRQDISPTIAAVATLQMLIATIVILVGTLLRRQKNT; encoded by the coding sequence ATGGCGGGCACAATGAGTTCTATCGCAATCAAAGGCCGGGCGGAATCCTCGCGGCCTTGGCCCACGCCCTGGGCTTGGCTGCTGCTGCCTGGAAGCATCTTCCTCGTGGTGCTCTTTGTGGTGCCGCTCACAGGTCTTCTGTTGCTTGCCTTTGGGATGCCGAGCTGGACGCTGGCGAATTTCTCGCGCGTCGCAGACACGCCCGTCTATCTGACGGTGATGCGCAACACGCTGGAGATCAGCGTTACCGTGACTGCGATCGCCTTCGTCTTAAGCTATCCCATTGCCTACGCGCTCACGACGGGCGGAGTGGCGTTGCGCACCTTTTTGCTCATAGGGATCGTGCTGCCCTATTTCACCAGCACTCTGGCGCGGACCTTCGCCTGGATCGTCCTTCTCGGACGTAATGGTGTCGTTAACCAGTTCTTGCTCGAACTTGGCTGGGTATCTCAACCGGTCCCAATGCTCTATAACCGATTTGGTGTAATCCTCGGCATGACCCACATTGTCATGCCGATGATGATCCTGCCGATGTATACGGTCATGTCCAGCATTGACCCGAAGCTTCTGCGCGCCGCGAGGGCAAATGGAGCGAGCCCGCTCGCTGCCTTCCTCACGATCTTTCTGCCGCTTAGCCTTCCGGGATTGATTGCGGGGGTTCTGCTCGTCTTCATCTATTGTCTCGGCTTCTACATCACCCCTGCCTTGATGGGTGGGCTGTCAGACGTCATGATTACCATGGCGATCAGCTCCCAGATCCTGGAGCAACTCAATTGGAATTTCGGTGCTGCGCTTTCCGTGGTCCTCCTGGGCGCCGTCCTGACCATATTGTGGATTGGCTCGCGCTTCTTCCCCATTGAGCAACTTCTGGGATTCTCCGACGGCAAGCTCGCTTCGACCGTTGCCCGCCGTCAGATGGGTGCCAAAATGTTGATGCGGATCGGCTCCGCGGCAAACGCACTTGATCGCTGGCTTCCTTCGATGGGAGGCCGAAGTGTCCCGATCCTAGCAAGCTTTCTGGCCGTGCTTCTCCTGCTGCCGGTACTCATCGTTGCATACTTGTCATTCAGCGCCTCGTCCTATTTTGTCTTCCCGTTGCCAGGTTACTCGCTGCGCAACTACGAAGCCTTTTTTTTCGATACGCTGTGGGTGCGCGCCACCTTCACTAGCATGCGCATTGCGCTGATGGCGGTCGGCATGGCAACTGCGCTGGGTGCCATGCTTGCCTTCGGTCTGTCGCGCGGTGCCATGCCTGGTCGCGGAGCCATGGTCGCTCTCTTGCTCTCACCCATCATTATGCCGACAGTTGTCGTGGCCATCGCAACCTATTTCCTGCTGGCGCGACTGGGTCTGCAGGGCACCGAGTTCGGCCTGGCCCTTGGCCACGCGGTCCACGCCATTCCTTACGTGGTGGTGATCGTGGTTGCCAATCTGCGCGACCTTAACCCGAGCTATGAGCGAGCGGCGCGGAGCCTTGGCGCCGGACCGCTGGCCACCTTTCGCACGATCGTCGCGCCGCTGGTCATGCCGGCGCTCATCGTCGCCAGCTTCTTTGCCTTCCTGGCCTCGTTCGACGACGTGGTCTACGTGTTGTTCCTCGGCATCGGAAAGATCACGACCTTGCCGATGCGCATGTGGGAAGGAATCCGGCAGGACATCAGTCCCACCATCGCTGCTGTGGCCACGCTGCAGATGCTGATCGCGACGATTGTTATTCTCGTCGGTACCCTGCTGAGACGGCAAAAAAACACCTGA
- a CDS encoding NAD-dependent succinate-semialdehyde dehydrogenase produces the protein MTAKDFQMVLQAAWPKSPSLVGLAKGHIDHLRRRDFITGAALVDGRWIEGDKRDVVVDPATGEVIAEVARCGAADMNLAIDAAQRSFAQWRELLPERRGEILRTWASLMLAHSEELAVLITSEQGKPLAEARYEIGYGAGFLQWFAAEGDRAYGETIPSHKPGSLLQVRMQPVGVAAAITPWNFPVAMITRKAGAAMAAGCPVIVKPAPETPLSALALARLAEEAGVPRGVFQVLVGNPIELSAPLLRDARVRALSFTGSTEVGRLLLEGAAQSVKKVSLELGGHAPFIIFDDVDLDKAVKGAMAAKFATSGQDCLAANRIYVQRSIYSAFVEKFAAAIARLRVGHGLEAATDIGPMTKLSVAEKCRAQIKDAAAKGARVISTKQDGVFGENFVFPALLSGVTDDMLISSEETFGPVAAVLPFDSEKEVLDRANFSEMGLAAYVYTDSLRRALRLSENIEYGMVGINTASFTGPPIPFGGWKQSGLGREGSRHGIQEYMELKYVCFGDLVA, from the coding sequence ATGACGGCCAAGGACTTCCAAATGGTGTTGCAAGCTGCCTGGCCCAAAAGTCCATCTCTGGTCGGGCTAGCTAAGGGGCATATCGACCATCTGCGCCGTCGAGATTTTATCACGGGGGCTGCTCTGGTCGATGGTCGCTGGATCGAGGGCGACAAAAGAGATGTTGTCGTCGATCCAGCAACTGGCGAAGTGATCGCTGAAGTTGCTCGTTGCGGCGCAGCAGATATGAATCTTGCCATCGACGCAGCGCAGCGATCCTTTGCTCAATGGCGAGAGCTGCTGCCAGAGAGGCGCGGCGAAATTCTCAGGACTTGGGCGTCGTTAATGCTCGCCCATTCGGAGGAGCTTGCGGTCCTCATAACTAGCGAGCAGGGCAAGCCGCTCGCGGAAGCAAGGTACGAGATTGGATATGGTGCCGGATTTCTCCAGTGGTTTGCCGCAGAGGGAGATCGCGCCTATGGCGAGACGATCCCGAGCCATAAGCCTGGAAGTCTGCTGCAAGTAAGAATGCAGCCCGTTGGTGTTGCTGCGGCAATCACTCCTTGGAATTTTCCTGTCGCTATGATTACGCGAAAGGCCGGTGCCGCCATGGCGGCTGGCTGCCCGGTCATCGTGAAGCCTGCGCCCGAGACGCCGCTCTCGGCTCTTGCCCTAGCCAGGTTGGCTGAAGAGGCTGGAGTTCCACGTGGTGTGTTTCAGGTGCTCGTCGGCAATCCGATCGAACTTTCAGCGCCCCTGTTGCGGGATGCGCGCGTGCGAGCCCTTTCGTTCACGGGGTCTACGGAAGTCGGTCGTTTGCTACTGGAGGGGGCCGCGCAGAGTGTGAAGAAGGTGTCGCTCGAGCTCGGCGGGCACGCTCCCTTCATTATCTTTGATGATGTCGATCTGGATAAGGCCGTTAAAGGCGCCATGGCTGCAAAGTTTGCCACGTCGGGGCAGGACTGCTTGGCGGCTAATCGCATCTACGTACAGAGGAGCATTTATAGTGCCTTCGTCGAGAAATTTGCTGCGGCAATCGCTCGGCTCAGAGTTGGCCATGGCCTGGAGGCTGCGACTGATATCGGGCCGATGACGAAGCTATCCGTGGCCGAAAAGTGCAGGGCTCAGATTAAGGATGCGGCGGCAAAAGGGGCGCGGGTTATTTCTACGAAGCAAGACGGGGTCTTCGGCGAGAACTTCGTCTTTCCAGCGCTGCTGAGCGGTGTCACTGATGACATGCTCATTTCGAGCGAGGAAACATTCGGTCCAGTCGCCGCGGTGCTTCCGTTCGATTCTGAAAAGGAGGTTCTGGACCGAGCCAATTTCAGTGAAATGGGCTTGGCCGCCTATGTTTACACCGACAGCTTGCGCCGAGCGCTGCGACTGTCTGAGAACATCGAGTACGGAATGGTTGGCATCAATACCGCCTCATTCACTGGGCCGCCAATTCCGTTTGGAGGTTGGAAGCAATCCGGGCTCGGTCGCGAAGGTTCGCGACATGGCATTCAAGAATACATGGAATTGAAATACGTCTGCTTCGGCGATCTGGTGGCTTAG
- a CDS encoding Lrp/AsnC family transcriptional regulator — protein sequence MQYDRTDARILEIVQKNNRLTSEIIGELAGLSATACQRRLKRLRSDGIIEADVSIVSAKAVGRPIQMLVLVSLERERADIIDRFKKAIKSSAEVVNGFYVTGDADFVLYITSRTMEDYEQFTRRFFYENPDIKGFKTMVVMDRVKAGFAIPVEVPDAD from the coding sequence ATGCAATATGACCGAACTGACGCCCGCATCTTGGAGATCGTCCAGAAGAACAATCGCCTGACATCCGAGATCATCGGCGAACTTGCGGGACTTTCTGCTACTGCGTGCCAACGGCGATTGAAGAGGCTCCGCTCTGACGGCATTATCGAGGCGGACGTCTCGATCGTTTCGGCAAAGGCGGTAGGAAGGCCTATTCAGATGCTCGTGCTCGTAAGCCTCGAGCGCGAGCGCGCAGATATTATAGACAGGTTCAAGAAGGCGATTAAGTCGTCAGCTGAGGTCGTCAACGGATTCTACGTCACTGGGGACGCGGACTTCGTTCTGTATATTACGTCGCGGACCATGGAAGATTATGAGCAATTCACGCGGCGCTTTTTCTATGAGAACCCTGACATCAAGGGCTTCAAGACGATGGTTGTCATGGATCGCGTAAAGGCTGGTTTTGCGATTCCGGTAGAGGTTCCAGACGCAGATTGA